CAACGGCGATGGTTTGTTCCTGGTTAACGATGGTGCGCGCGTCGTTCAAACTTCTCACAGAACGCGACATGGCTTCGGCAATTTCCTGCTGCGAGCGCTGGCGCTGTTCCGGCGGAACCAACGTCACAGTTGTGTTGCCCGCATTCGCGCCGCCCGCATATCCGGAGGTATTGGCGATGACGGCATCCGCTTCCGGAACTTCGTTTCTCACCAACTCGATAACGGTGTCCATGTATTTTTCCATGCGCTCAAACGAGGTGCCTTCGGGCGCAGTGGAAATCAGACGAAACCGACTGCGATCTTCCATGGGGGCCAGCTCTTGCGGCAGAATTGCACCAAAAACCAGCATCAAACCCACGGAAAACAGGATGGCGACAAAACCGAGCCAGCGCATACGCATGAACGAAGCGAGAGAGTTTTCGTAAGCGCTGATCAATTTTACGAAGAATGGCTCGGTCTTGCGGTAAAACCAGCTATGGTGCGCATGGGCCTTGATTAAGCGGCTGCTCAACATCGGCGTGAGCGTGAGCGCGATAAAAGCCGAAATTGCCACCGAACCGCCGATCACGATGCCAAATTCTTTGAAAAGCCGTCCCGTGAGGCCCTGCAAAAAGACGATGGGCATGAATACCGCAATGAGCGCGATCGTGGTGGAGATCACGGCAAAGTAAACCTCCTTCGAGCCTTTGAGTCCGGCCTCGATAGGACTCATGCCGTCTTCGATTTTGGCATAAATGTTTTCCAGCACCACGATGGCATCGTCCACGACAAGCCCGATGGCCAGCACCAATCCCAGCAGCGTCAACACGTTGATGGAAAAGCCGGCGAGATACATGATGAAGAAAGCGCCGATGAGTGAGATCGGAATGGCAAATACCGGAATGATGGTGGTGCGCCAATCACGCAAGAAAAGAAAGATGATCAACACCACCAGGCCGAAGGCGGTGAAGATGGTTTCTTGCACTTCGGAGATGGATTTGCGAATGTATTGCGTCGTATCCCACCCAATGCTCAATGCTATGTCATCGCCCAAATCTTTTTTGATCTCATCGAGGCGGCGAAAGAATTCATCAGAAATCGCGATGTGATTGGAACCGGGCTGCGGCACAACGGCAACTGCCACGCGTGGACCGGCCAGCCCTTTCGAAGATTGGCGCAAGTTTTCCGGCGCCAGCTCGGCATAGCCGATGTCGCTGAAGCGCACCAGCCGGCCGTCCTGTTCACGAATGATAAGATTGTTGAACTCTTCCGGTTTTTCCAAGCGGCTCAAGGTGCGCACGGTCAATTCAACGTCGTTGCCCTCAATGCGGCCGGAGGGCAGTTCGAGGTTTTCGGCATTGAGCGCGCTACGCACATCCAGCGCTGTGACTTGATACGCGGCGAGCTTGTTCGGATCCATCCACAGGCGCATGGCATAACGCTTTTCGCCGAAGATGCGCACCTCGGCCACGCCCGGAACGGTTTGCAGCCGTTCCTTGAACGTTTTGTCCGCGAGTTCGCTTAGTTGCAACAAGTTGCGCGTGTTGCTGCTGATATTGATCACGATAATGGGAAACGCATCGGCATCGGCTTTGGAGACGCGAGGCGGATCAGCATCCGGCGGCAGGCTGCCCACAGCGCCGGCGACTTTGTCGCGCACGTCGTTGGCCGCGGTTTCCAGGTCAACGCTCAGATCAAATTCAATCGTGATGCTGCTGCGGCCTTCGCGGCTGGTGGAATTGATGGTGCGAATGCCGGGTACGGCGCTGATGTCTTCTTCAAG
The genomic region above belongs to Cytophagia bacterium CHB2 and contains:
- a CDS encoding efflux RND transporter permease subunit, with product MSLSATCIQRPVLTWVLSIIIILFGVIGFTYLGVREYPNVDPAVITVDTTYPGANAEVIESQITAILEEDISAVPGIRTINSTSREGRSSITIEFDLSVDLETAANDVRDKVAGAVGSLPPDADPPRVSKADADAFPIIVINISSNTRNLLQLSELADKTFKERLQTVPGVAEVRIFGEKRYAMRLWMDPNKLAAYQVTALDVRSALNAENLELPSGRIEGNDVELTVRTLSRLEKPEEFNNLIIREQDGRLVRFSDIGYAELAPENLRQSSKGLAGPRVAVAVVPQPGSNHIAISDEFFRRLDEIKKDLGDDIALSIGWDTTQYIRKSISEVQETIFTAFGLVVLIIFLFLRDWRTTIIPVFAIPISLIGAFFIMYLAGFSINVLTLLGLVLAIGLVVDDAIVVLENIYAKIEDGMSPIEAGLKGSKEVYFAVISTTIALIAVFMPIVFLQGLTGRLFKEFGIVIGGSVAISAFIALTLTPMLSSRLIKAHAHHSWFYRKTEPFFVKLISAYENSLASFMRMRWLGFVAILFSVGLMLVFGAILPQELAPMEDRSRFRLISTAPEGTSFERMEKYMDTVIELVRNEVPEADAVIANTSGYAGGANAGNTTVTLVPPEQRQRSQQEIAEAMSRSVRSLNDARTIVNQEQTIAVGGGMARFGLPVQYVIQAPNFARLKEILPKFLEEANDHPAFSAVDLN